A region of Reichenbachiella carrageenanivorans DNA encodes the following proteins:
- a CDS encoding NRDE family protein, whose amino-acid sequence MCLILFAWKKHPKYNLVLSANRDEFYNRPTQPAQVWPAHPSLIAGKDLTAGGTWMGITQSGRFAALTNYRDPKHINPQAPSRGSLTKDFLITNSEPEEYLHKIKSSNIPYNGFNLLVGDQDNLWYYNNINHEIISLPSGIYGLSNALLNEPWPKVKVGKERLGHILSNENLSTKDLLTLVQDQTIAPDHLLPQTGIPIEWERALSAMYITTPDYGTRCSTALIKDKTQTHFSEHSHAHLGQKEDQVDFIL is encoded by the coding sequence ATGTGTCTCATTCTCTTTGCTTGGAAAAAACATCCCAAATATAACTTAGTACTCTCTGCTAATAGAGATGAATTTTACAACCGTCCTACGCAGCCAGCTCAGGTCTGGCCAGCACACCCTTCGCTGATCGCAGGCAAAGACCTAACGGCAGGAGGCACTTGGATGGGCATTACTCAGTCAGGGCGATTTGCCGCACTCACTAACTATCGCGATCCCAAACACATCAACCCCCAAGCTCCCAGTCGCGGATCGCTCACCAAAGATTTCCTCATAACCAACAGCGAGCCAGAAGAGTACTTGCATAAAATCAAATCTTCTAACATCCCATACAATGGTTTCAATTTGCTTGTGGGCGATCAGGATAACTTGTGGTATTACAACAACATAAACCACGAAATAATATCGCTACCCTCAGGTATCTATGGACTTAGCAACGCCCTACTCAATGAGCCTTGGCCAAAAGTAAAAGTTGGAAAAGAACGCTTAGGTCACATACTATCTAATGAAAATCTATCAACAAAAGATCTCTTGACCTTAGTGCAAGACCAAACCATCGCCCCAGATCACCTGCTACCTCAAACGGGGATACCCATCGAATGGGAACGTGCCTTATCTGCAATGTATATTACCACTCCTGACTATGGTACCCGGTGCTCTACGGCGCTGATAAAAGACAAAACACAGACACACTTTTCCGAGCACTCCCACGCTCATCTAGGACAAAAAGAAGATCAAGTAGACTTTATCCTTTAA